One genomic region from Streptomyces sp. NBC_01304 encodes:
- a CDS encoding TrmH family RNA methyltransferase produces MADLITVDDPDDPRLRDYTGLTDVELRRKREPAEGLFIAEGEKVIRRAKDAGYEMRSMLLSAKWVDVMRDVIDELPAPVYAVSPDLAEKVTGYHVHRGALASMQRKPLPSADDLLTTARRVVVMESVNDHTNIGAIFRSAAALGMDAVLLSPDCADPLYRRSVKVSMGAVFSVPYARLESWPKSLETVREAGFKLLALTPDEKASTLDEMAPHRMDRVALMLGAEGDGLSTQALVAADEWVRIPMAHGVDSLNVGAAAAVAFYAVTAGRPQS; encoded by the coding sequence GTGGCTGATCTCATCACTGTCGACGACCCCGACGACCCGCGCCTGCGCGACTACACCGGCCTGACCGACGTAGAACTGCGACGCAAGCGCGAACCCGCCGAAGGACTCTTCATCGCCGAGGGCGAGAAGGTGATCAGACGCGCCAAGGACGCCGGTTACGAGATGCGTTCCATGCTGCTCTCGGCCAAGTGGGTCGACGTGATGCGGGACGTCATCGACGAGCTCCCCGCCCCCGTGTACGCGGTCAGCCCGGACCTGGCCGAGAAGGTCACCGGCTACCACGTGCACCGGGGCGCGCTCGCCTCCATGCAGCGCAAGCCGCTGCCCTCGGCCGACGACCTCCTCACCACGGCCCGCCGGGTCGTGGTCATGGAATCGGTCAACGACCACACCAACATCGGCGCGATCTTCCGCTCCGCAGCCGCCCTCGGCATGGACGCGGTCCTGCTCTCCCCGGACTGCGCCGACCCGCTCTACCGCCGCTCGGTGAAGGTCTCCATGGGCGCGGTCTTCTCCGTCCCGTACGCGCGTCTCGAATCCTGGCCCAAGAGCCTGGAGACGGTCCGCGAGGCGGGCTTCAAACTGCTCGCCCTCACCCCGGACGAGAAGGCCTCGACCCTCGACGAGATGGCCCCGCACCGCATGGACCGGGTGGCCCTGATGCTCGGCGCGGAGGGCGACGGCCTGTCCACGCAGGCGCTGGTCGCCGCCGACGAATGGGTGCGCATCCCGATGGCGCACGGCGTCGACTCGCTCAATGTGGGTGCCGCGGCAGCGGTCGCGTTCTACGCGGTGACGGCAGGCCGACCGCAGTCCTGA
- a CDS encoding serine/threonine-protein kinase: MAMMRLRREDPRVVGSFRLHRRLGAGGMGVVYLGSDRRGQRVALKVIRPDLAEDQEFRSRFAREVSAARRIRGGCTARLVAADLEADRPWFATQYVPGPSLHDKVAEEGPLTAAEVAAVGSALSEGLVAVHEAGVVHRDLKPSNILLSPKGPRIIDFGIAWATGASTLTHVGTAVGSPGFLAPEQVRGAAVTPATDVFSLGATLAYAAMGDSPFGHGSSEVMLYRVVHEEAQLHGVPDALAPLVRACLAKTPEDRPSTLQLSQRLKEIAAREAQGLTDARPPAPRREQPQERNTERSDDYAAQRTRRAQSPTPPPSRPSASGTSRPSASRPGQRPPAPRNTGRSGSRPAPRSTNGRPAPRTTGTGRRIPANPRLLRQRLIVFVVVTLLVALGIAAAQGCQGPAKGLGRLTSGQGVHEVSGSGEPGNVSG; the protein is encoded by the coding sequence ATGATGCGGCTCCGGCGCGAGGACCCGCGTGTCGTCGGCTCGTTCAGGCTGCACAGACGGCTGGGCGCCGGTGGTATGGGCGTGGTCTATCTGGGCTCCGACCGGCGCGGGCAGCGGGTCGCGCTCAAAGTGATCCGGCCGGATCTGGCGGAGGATCAGGAGTTCCGGTCGCGGTTCGCCCGTGAGGTGTCGGCCGCGCGCAGGATTCGCGGCGGATGCACCGCCCGGCTCGTCGCCGCCGATCTCGAGGCGGACCGGCCGTGGTTCGCGACGCAATACGTTCCCGGGCCCTCGCTGCACGACAAGGTGGCGGAGGAAGGCCCGTTGACCGCGGCCGAGGTGGCGGCGGTCGGCTCGGCGCTCTCCGAAGGACTGGTCGCCGTGCACGAGGCCGGTGTCGTACACCGTGACCTGAAGCCGTCGAACATCCTTCTGTCGCCCAAGGGTCCGCGCATCATCGACTTCGGCATCGCCTGGGCGACCGGTGCCAGCACGCTCACGCACGTGGGCACGGCGGTCGGCTCACCCGGCTTCCTCGCGCCGGAGCAGGTGCGGGGCGCGGCGGTCACTCCCGCCACGGATGTGTTCTCGCTGGGGGCGACGCTCGCGTACGCCGCGATGGGTGACTCGCCCTTCGGGCACGGCAGTTCCGAGGTCATGCTCTATCGCGTGGTGCACGAGGAGGCGCAGCTGCACGGGGTGCCGGACGCGCTGGCGCCGCTGGTGCGGGCCTGCCTGGCGAAGACGCCCGAGGACCGGCCCAGCACCCTTCAACTCTCCCAGCGGCTCAAGGAGATCGCGGCCAGGGAGGCGCAGGGCCTGACCGACGCCCGGCCGCCCGCGCCCCGCCGCGAGCAGCCGCAGGAGCGGAACACCGAGCGCTCCGACGACTACGCGGCGCAGCGCACCCGGCGGGCCCAGTCGCCCACTCCGCCGCCGTCCCGCCCCAGTGCCTCAGGTACGTCCCGCCCCAGCGCCTCGCGCCCCGGGCAGCGCCCGCCGGCGCCCAGGAACACCGGCCGCTCGGGCAGCCGTCCCGCGCCGCGCTCCACCAACGGCCGCCCTGCTCCGCGTACGACCGGTACCGGGCGGCGCATCCCTGCCAATCCGCGGCTATTGCGGCAGCGGCTGATCGTCTTCGTCGTGGTGACGCTGCTCGTGGCGCTGGGGATCGCGGCGGCGCAGGGCTGCCAGGGACCGGCGAAGGGGCTCGGGCGGCTGACCTCGGGGCAGGGAGTGCACGAGGTGTCCGGCTCCGGCGAGCCCGGCAACGTATCCGGATGA